A region from the Arthrobacter gengyunqii genome encodes:
- a CDS encoding M48 metallopeptidase family protein, which yields MPSGESPRLSRHRQSAGTAVPSVTNSGIPIEVRRSAKRRRTVNAAFRDGKAVISIPGHFTTAQEAEWVQRMVARLEQRTAQTKRPDPKAGTDELAGRAAELSRQYLGGAARPVSVRWVSNQNSRWGSATPARGTIRLSDKLQGMPGWVVDYVLLHELAHLIEASHSAAFWRLLDAYPQTETAKAYLQGAAFASARGLDGAMGEDQGADDPDAERPGS from the coding sequence ATGCCTTCCGGAGAATCGCCCCGTTTATCGCGCCATCGCCAATCCGCCGGAACCGCTGTGCCGTCCGTGACCAACTCGGGAATTCCCATTGAAGTGCGCCGTTCAGCCAAGCGCCGGCGAACGGTAAATGCTGCCTTCAGGGACGGAAAAGCAGTCATCTCGATTCCCGGACACTTCACTACTGCTCAAGAAGCAGAATGGGTGCAGCGCATGGTGGCGAGGCTGGAACAGCGCACGGCCCAAACCAAGCGTCCGGATCCGAAGGCCGGAACGGATGAGCTTGCCGGCCGTGCTGCGGAGCTGTCGAGGCAGTACCTGGGCGGCGCCGCCCGGCCGGTCTCGGTGCGGTGGGTCAGCAACCAGAATTCGCGCTGGGGTTCGGCTACACCGGCACGCGGGACCATCCGGCTTTCCGACAAGCTGCAGGGAATGCCCGGCTGGGTGGTTGACTATGTGCTGCTGCATGAGCTGGCCCACCTCATTGAGGCATCCCACTCGGCAGCCTTCTGGCGCCTGCTCGATGCGTACCCGCAGACCGAAACCGCCAAGGCCTACCTGCAAGGCGCGGCCTTTGCCTCCGCTCGGGGACTCGACGGCGCCATGGGGGAGGACCAGGGTGCCGACGATCCGGACGCAGAAAGGCCGGGCAGCTAG
- a CDS encoding ThiF family adenylyltransferase: MRINPGLHVLALSGSARQYGLGPAALVLRGLQQTDLAFLAALREGLPDGMEAAEGHRHHVPAQRAHALLQALAPVLLPFPDAAGTAEPAVPALRLERLSRDSDRLSAAYGLNGSVILRRRSRCAVEVNGLGRTGSLLAQALAGAGVGTLVLSDPGVVLPSDVGPGYPLTDQGMRRAQAVKRHVYRLDPTVQVLLATGADGSGPKRAHLDLAVWVGTPSLAGRTAGAPASEHPHLAVTVQETGVDVGPLVVPGLTPCLECLDRQLADGNSTWYSAADALGRRQIEAAPAGEETSGAVAAAGVAAGQVLAFLDGVVQPATWSAVLVLRAADGYAGLKKLAFHPDCGCRLQQRGSPAQAS; the protein is encoded by the coding sequence ATGCGGATCAACCCCGGATTGCATGTGCTGGCTCTCTCCGGTTCTGCCCGGCAGTACGGGCTGGGTCCGGCAGCGCTGGTCCTGCGGGGACTTCAGCAAACCGATCTTGCCTTCCTTGCCGCCCTTCGCGAGGGCCTTCCGGACGGCATGGAAGCGGCCGAAGGCCACCGTCACCATGTTCCCGCCCAGCGGGCACATGCCCTGCTCCAGGCATTGGCCCCGGTCCTTCTCCCTTTCCCGGACGCGGCCGGTACGGCTGAGCCGGCTGTCCCGGCGCTGCGCCTTGAACGCCTCAGCCGTGACAGCGACCGCCTTTCGGCCGCGTACGGCCTGAACGGATCCGTCATCCTGCGGCGCCGCTCCCGCTGCGCGGTTGAAGTCAACGGGCTGGGCCGCACCGGGTCACTGCTCGCCCAGGCACTGGCCGGGGCCGGAGTGGGAACCCTGGTGCTGTCCGATCCGGGGGTGGTCCTCCCGTCCGACGTCGGGCCGGGCTACCCGCTGACGGACCAGGGAATGCGCCGGGCGCAGGCGGTGAAACGGCACGTCTACCGCCTCGATCCCACGGTCCAGGTCCTCCTCGCCACCGGCGCCGACGGTTCCGGCCCGAAGCGGGCACATCTGGACCTGGCCGTCTGGGTGGGCACACCGTCCCTTGCCGGACGCACGGCCGGAGCCCCGGCAAGCGAACATCCCCATCTTGCGGTCACTGTGCAGGAAACCGGCGTCGACGTCGGCCCGCTGGTCGTCCCCGGGCTGACGCCCTGTCTGGAGTGCCTGGACCGACAGCTGGCGGACGGCAACAGCACCTGGTACTCCGCGGCAGACGCCCTGGGACGGCGGCAGATTGAAGCGGCACCGGCCGGAGAGGAAACCTCCGGTGCCGTTGCCGCTGCCGGAGTTGCCGCGGGGCAGGTGCTCGCGTTCCTGGACGGCGTGGTCCAGCCAGCCACTTGGTCGGCTGTGCTGGTGCTGCGGGCTGCCGACGGATACGCAGGCCTGAAAAAACTCGCGTTCCATCCGGACTGCGGCTGCAGGCTGCAGCAAAGGGGATCCCCGGCGCAGGCATCCTAG
- a CDS encoding GAF and ANTAR domain-containing protein codes for MQQMQGMQTEVGHALESHGGTPDALDSFLLDRLEDVILASCAVPEFLQRLAVLTSEIFSTDTDPVLTAIALLRDRKPVCMGFSSEPPPSVEKLEYAFRRGPAKAAVTDGAAVQISDLQSDTAGGPYGDVAQRLGVRSLIFVPLNLDTEGRAGLTLYSARPHRFDAGDVSRAEAYSRRILKPLRIAARLASREEQSSDLRAALESRTTIDLAMGIVMAQNRCSQDEAFTILRSACSRRNIKLRDLAAQVVASVGERAPRTHFDS; via the coding sequence ATGCAACAGATGCAGGGGATGCAGACAGAGGTTGGGCATGCACTGGAGAGCCATGGCGGAACGCCCGACGCCCTGGACAGCTTCTTGCTGGACCGGTTGGAAGACGTCATTCTCGCGAGCTGCGCGGTCCCGGAATTCCTGCAGAGGCTGGCCGTCCTTACTTCGGAGATCTTTTCGACGGACACGGACCCGGTACTCACCGCCATAGCCCTGCTCCGGGACCGAAAGCCCGTCTGCATGGGGTTCAGCAGCGAGCCGCCCCCGTCCGTCGAGAAGCTGGAGTATGCCTTTCGCCGGGGACCGGCGAAAGCGGCCGTGACCGACGGGGCCGCCGTGCAAATCTCCGACCTTCAAAGCGACACCGCCGGGGGTCCCTACGGCGACGTCGCGCAGCGGCTTGGCGTTCGCTCCCTGATATTCGTTCCGCTGAACCTCGACACCGAAGGGCGGGCCGGGCTGACCCTGTACTCGGCCCGTCCCCACCGGTTCGATGCCGGCGACGTTTCCCGCGCGGAGGCGTACTCCCGCCGTATCCTCAAGCCGCTCCGCATCGCCGCACGCCTGGCATCGCGGGAAGAACAGTCCTCAGACCTCAGGGCAGCGCTGGAGTCCCGCACCACCATCGACCTGGCCATGGGCATTGTGATGGCGCAGAACCGCTGCAGCCAGGATGAAGCCTTCACCATCCTGCGGTCCGCCTGCAGCCGCCGCAACATAAAGCTGCGGGACCTGGCGGCACAGGTGGTGGCTTCAGTGGGCGAAAGAGCGCCACGGACGCACTTTGATTCCTGA
- a CDS encoding ATP-dependent DNA helicase UvrD2 yields the protein MSGDSVEARILAGLDDEQREVATSLTGPLCVLAGAGTGKTRAITHRMAYGVHTGVYKPQRVLAVTFTARAAAEMRTRLRDLGAGGVQAKTFHAAALKQLQYFWPQTVGGQLPDLLSHKAQFIAEAARRLRLSTDRAAIRDVAAEIEWAKVSMLTPESYVSAAKGRDAPAGFDLITISRIFQAYEDVKVDRNVIDFEDVLLITVGILQEDERVAATVRDQYRHFVVDEYQDVSPLQQRLLDLWLGGRDELCVVGDSSQTIYSFTGATSKHLLGFPSRFPNAPIVKLVRDYRSTPQVVGLANRILAARTAEGERSRFAPPWPKPLELIAQRPAGPEPTFTECADDDAEAASVAERIKALIKDGVKPAEIAILFRTNGQSQAYEQALASAGIGYQLRGGERFFARREVRDAMLQLRAASRSVGNDPVPQLVRDILVSLGYSPEAPAGGGAVREKWESLAALVSLADELHANRTQDPDAIFTLMDFVAELDERAAAQHAPTVQGVTLASLHSAKGLEWDAVFLVGLSEGLMPISFADTPEAVDEERRLLYVGITRAREHLNLSWSTARTPGGRANRKPSRFLDGLRPQTTRDLQRTAAPKAPARRKASGPAKCRVCGTLLTTGAERKVGRCGECPVTYEESTFDALREWRREAASEAGIPAFVVFTDATLVAIAEDRPPSLNRLATLPGVGPSKLERYGEAVLRVLADN from the coding sequence ATGAGCGGCGACTCTGTTGAAGCCCGCATCCTGGCAGGTCTTGATGATGAACAGCGTGAAGTAGCCACCTCCCTGACCGGCCCGCTGTGTGTCCTCGCCGGTGCCGGCACCGGTAAGACCCGCGCGATCACCCACCGGATGGCCTACGGGGTGCACACCGGCGTGTACAAGCCGCAGCGCGTACTGGCAGTGACGTTCACTGCCCGCGCCGCAGCAGAAATGCGCACCCGCCTGCGGGATCTGGGCGCCGGGGGAGTGCAGGCCAAGACCTTCCACGCCGCCGCCCTGAAGCAGCTGCAGTATTTTTGGCCGCAGACGGTGGGCGGCCAGCTTCCGGACCTGCTGAGCCACAAGGCCCAATTCATCGCGGAGGCTGCCCGGCGCCTGCGGCTCTCCACCGACCGGGCCGCCATCCGTGACGTCGCCGCCGAGATCGAGTGGGCCAAGGTCTCCATGCTCACCCCGGAGAGTTATGTCTCCGCAGCCAAGGGGCGCGATGCCCCGGCCGGGTTTGACCTCATCACGATCTCCCGCATCTTCCAGGCCTACGAAGACGTCAAGGTGGACCGCAACGTCATCGACTTCGAGGATGTCCTGCTGATCACGGTGGGCATCCTGCAGGAGGACGAACGGGTTGCCGCCACGGTGCGGGACCAGTACCGGCACTTCGTCGTGGACGAGTACCAGGACGTCTCCCCGCTCCAGCAGCGGCTGCTGGATTTGTGGCTGGGCGGACGCGACGAGCTCTGCGTGGTGGGCGACTCCAGCCAGACCATCTATTCGTTCACCGGCGCCACCTCCAAGCACCTCCTGGGATTCCCGTCGCGCTTTCCCAACGCGCCCATCGTCAAGCTCGTCCGGGACTACCGCTCCACGCCCCAGGTGGTGGGCCTGGCCAACCGGATCCTTGCCGCCCGCACGGCGGAGGGGGAGCGCTCGCGGTTCGCGCCGCCGTGGCCAAAGCCCCTGGAGCTGATTGCCCAGCGTCCGGCCGGCCCCGAGCCCACCTTCACGGAATGCGCCGACGACGACGCCGAGGCCGCCTCCGTGGCAGAACGCATCAAAGCGCTGATCAAGGACGGCGTGAAGCCTGCCGAAATCGCCATCCTCTTCCGCACCAACGGCCAGTCCCAGGCCTATGAACAGGCGCTCGCCAGTGCAGGGATCGGCTATCAGCTGCGCGGCGGAGAGCGGTTCTTTGCGCGGCGCGAAGTGCGTGATGCCATGCTGCAGCTGCGCGCAGCTTCCCGCTCCGTCGGCAATGATCCGGTGCCCCAGCTGGTCCGGGACATCCTGGTGTCCCTGGGCTACAGCCCCGAGGCTCCGGCCGGCGGGGGAGCCGTGCGGGAAAAGTGGGAGTCCCTGGCAGCGCTGGTGTCGCTGGCCGATGAACTGCATGCCAACCGGACGCAGGACCCCGACGCCATCTTCACGTTGATGGATTTCGTGGCTGAGCTCGACGAGCGGGCCGCTGCGCAGCATGCCCCCACGGTCCAGGGCGTCACCCTCGCCTCGCTGCACTCCGCCAAGGGCCTGGAGTGGGATGCGGTGTTCCTGGTGGGGCTGAGTGAAGGGCTGATGCCGATCTCTTTCGCGGATACGCCCGAAGCCGTGGATGAGGAACGGCGGCTGCTGTACGTGGGTATCACCCGTGCCCGGGAGCACCTGAATCTCTCCTGGTCCACTGCGCGCACGCCCGGAGGCCGTGCCAACCGCAAGCCGTCCCGGTTCCTGGACGGGCTGCGGCCGCAGACCACCCGCGACCTGCAGCGGACAGCTGCACCCAAGGCACCTGCCCGGCGCAAGGCCAGCGGCCCGGCCAAGTGCCGCGTCTGCGGAACCCTGCTCACGACCGGTGCCGAACGCAAGGTGGGGCGCTGCGGCGAGTGCCCGGTGACCTATGAGGAAAGCACGTTCGACGCACTGCGGGAGTGGCGCCGCGAAGCTGCATCGGAGGCGGGCATCCCGGCGTTCGTGGTCTTTACCGACGCCACGCTGGTGGCGATTGCCGAGGACCGCCCGCCGTCACTGAACCGCTTGGCCACCCTGCCCGGCGTCGGACCATCCAAGCTGGAGCGCTACGGGGAGGCCGTCCTGCGGGTGCTGGCGGACAACTAG
- the nudC gene encoding NAD(+) diphosphatase, whose amino-acid sequence MPLARTAVDRGSDRRVAADLFEQIRTNPATRVMYMAGGKALINSTEVVLGPVADIGFGDVPIYLGRTLADAQEPAGTDVVLVTLAQEDPLLETDGARWASLREVAVLLGELDAALFVEAAAISNWHAAHTHCPRCGAATVPEQGGWVRRCPEDNSQHFPRTDPAVIVAITDPQDRILLGSAAAWKGNRYSTLAGFVEPGESLEAAVIREVAEESGLTVHSPQYLGSQPWPFPCSLMLGFTARTEDTATTPDGVEISDVRWFTREELGEAVASGEITIASGISIARNLIERWYGGPIEEPELEAQA is encoded by the coding sequence TTGCCGCTGGCCCGCACGGCAGTGGACCGCGGTTCTGACCGCCGCGTCGCCGCGGACCTCTTTGAGCAGATTCGCACAAACCCGGCCACCCGAGTCATGTACATGGCCGGGGGCAAGGCCCTGATCAACAGCACCGAAGTGGTGCTCGGCCCGGTGGCGGACATCGGTTTTGGGGATGTGCCCATTTATCTTGGCCGCACCCTGGCGGACGCGCAGGAGCCGGCGGGCACCGACGTCGTCCTGGTGACCTTGGCCCAAGAGGATCCGCTGCTGGAGACCGACGGCGCCCGGTGGGCATCGCTGCGCGAAGTTGCCGTCCTGCTGGGCGAGCTTGACGCGGCCCTGTTTGTGGAGGCGGCAGCCATTTCCAATTGGCATGCCGCGCATACCCACTGTCCGCGCTGCGGCGCCGCCACCGTTCCCGAGCAGGGCGGCTGGGTCCGCCGCTGCCCCGAGGACAACAGCCAGCATTTCCCCCGCACGGATCCGGCCGTCATCGTGGCTATCACCGACCCGCAGGACCGCATCCTGCTCGGCTCTGCCGCTGCGTGGAAAGGCAACCGCTACTCCACGCTGGCGGGATTCGTGGAGCCGGGCGAATCACTGGAAGCGGCCGTCATCCGTGAGGTGGCCGAGGAATCCGGGCTGACCGTCCACTCCCCGCAGTACCTGGGCTCACAGCCCTGGCCGTTCCCCTGTTCGCTGATGCTGGGCTTCACCGCCCGCACCGAGGACACAGCGACCACACCCGACGGCGTGGAAATTTCCGACGTGCGCTGGTTCACCCGCGAAGAGCTGGGGGAGGCCGTCGCCAGCGGCGAAATCACCATTGCCAGCGGGATCTCCATTGCCCGGAACCTGATCGAACGCTGGTATGGAGGACCGATCGAGGAACCGGAGCTCGAGGCGCAGGCATGA